From Daucus carota subsp. sativus chromosome 6, DH1 v3.0, whole genome shotgun sequence, the proteins below share one genomic window:
- the LOC108228005 gene encoding protein MAIN-LIKE 2 isoform X1: MLLFSESIYFLSLIICLRGLKCSSFKNLIFIKIVLDSYHYYYFLSYLFVTNPIQFGLYEMMEMYGSTPGCNPGPIDDSVLHDQDKHVSSAVWEGQERGALRCHEHTSKLDQWRLTPKQIELITNAGFGYLRLIPAISLDNPLISALVERWRRETNTFHFTVGEMTVTLEDVGFLLGLPIDGDPVIGVTYTSCEAVCMKYLGRAPDSGSTSGGMVKLSWLKETFFWCPEDAKFEDIERHTRAYLLYLVGSTIFSTTTGNKVPVMYLPLFENFILAGKYAWGAAALSFLYRALGNASLKSQSTISGCLTMLQCWSYYRLSVGRPKLKQEPKHDCFPFVLRWKGKQCGATNRDVAFYRKALDSLKPSDVEWCPYSNISLVAIPYDIRNNLILGRSNTMLICFDKAERHLPDRCLRQFGMQQPIPQDVQRWERKSRGVDGGVDLAGKMESELTEWVDRHLRVVDIDEDVDESEYMPWYLNITRKLVGRPVPITSEFQRMNVALRDIAHVVDMLSTQGMDDHQINAVARIRYLAHECLRDHGGSLIVEVANPQDDIVKRIRGKERVRRKSAGKRKRKEHLGLSHVETEGVRSGLCVVQMEADQSPLYHLNSELDHSQLCLPASEGEDAELCYLPNKVVETQGCLENQVDDSHFKHAVEAVDETQYAHMISVNTSVPSNADLAVVSQSSLESSKDVEHQNDYSVLV, encoded by the exons ATGCTTCTCTTCAGTGAGTCCATATATTTTCTATCCCTTATTATATGTTTGCGAGGATTAAAATGTTCGAGctttaaaaatttgatattcatCAAAATTGTTCTTGAttcatatcattattattatttcttaaGTTACCTGTTTGTCACTAATCCTATCCAGTTTGGATTATATGAGATGATGGAAATGTATGGAAGCACTCCAGGATGCAATCCTGGACCAATTGATGATTCTGTATTGCATGATCAGGATAAGCACGTCTCTTCAGCAGTGTGGGAGGGGCAG GAGCGTGGTGCACTAAGATGTCACGAACACACTTCAAAGCTTGATCAGTGGAGACTCACTCCTAAACAGATTGAGTTAATCACTAATGCTGGATTTGGCTACTTGAGATTGATACCAGCAATCAGTTTGGACAACCCTCTCATATCTGCTTTAGTTGAGAGATGGAGGAGGGAAACAAACACTTTCCATTTTACTGTTGGAGAAATGACTGTGACTCTAGAAGATGTTGGTTTCTTACTTGGGTTACCGATTGATGGAGACCCAGTTATAGGGGTAACTTATACAAGCTGTGAAGCAGTATGTATGAAGTATTTAGGCAGAGCACCAGACTCTGGTTCCACAAGTGGCGGGATGGTGAAGCTCAGTTGGTTAAAAGAGACCTTCTTCTGGTGTCCGGAGGATGCAAAATTTGAAGATATTGAGCGACATACACGCGCCTATCTTCTTTACCTTGTTGGTAGTACAATTTTTTCTACCACAACTGGTAATAAAGTACCTGTTATGTACCTtccattatttgaaaattttatattagctGGGAAGTATGCATGGGGTGCAGCAGCATTGTCATTCTTGTATAGAGCCCTGGGTAATGCATCTTTAAAGTCTCAGAGCACCATTAGTGGCTGTTTAACAATGCTACAG TGCTGGAGCTACTACCGTCTGAGTGTTGGCCGCCCAAAGCTTAAGCAAGAACCAAAGCATGATTGCTTTCCGTTTGTACTTAGATGGAAAGGAAAACAATGTGGTGCAACCAACCGTGATGTGGCCTTCTACCGTAAGGCTTTAGATTCTTTGAAGCCATCTGAT GTTGAGTGGTGCCCTTACTCGAATATAAGTCTTGTGGCTATACCGTATGACATAAGAAACAATCTGATTCTTGGGAGATCAAATACAATGTTAATTTGCTTTGACAAGGCAGAAAGGCACCTTCCGGATCGCTGCTTAAGGCAATTTGGCATGCAACAACCAATACCACAAGATGTGCAGAGGTGGGAGAGGAAGAGCCGTGGAGTGGATGGGGGTGTGGACTTGGCAGGAAAAATGGAATCAGAACTGACAGAATGGGTGGATCGTCATCTTCGAGTTGTGGACATTGATGAAGATGTGGATGAGAGTGAGTATATGCCTTGGTATCTAAATATCACTCGGAAATTAGTTGGGAGGCCTGTGCCAATAACATCTGAATTTCAAAGAATG AATGTTGCACTGAGGGACATTGCACATGTGGTGGATATGCTTTCAACACAGGGGATGGATGATCATCAAATAAATGCAGTGGCAAGGATAAGGTATCTTGCTCACGAGTGTTTGAGGGACCATGGAGGAAGTCTGATTGTAGAAGTTGCTAACCCGCAAGATGATATTGTAAAAAGGATCAGAGGAAAGGAGAGGGTAAGAAGGAAAAGTGCAGGAAAACGGAAGCGGAAAGAGCACCTAGGACTCTCCCATGTAGAAACTGAGGGTGTCCGGTCAGGCTTGTGTGTAGTGCAGATGGAAGCGGATCAATCGCCATTATACCATTTAAACAGTGAGTTGGATCATTCACAGCTATGTCTCCCTGCCAGCGAGGGTGAGGATGCTGAACTGTGTTATTTGCCTAATAAGGTTGTAGAAACACAAGGTTGTCTTGAGAATCAAGTTGATGACTCACACTTCAAGCATGCAGTGGAGGCAGTTGATGAGACTCAGTATGCTCATATGATCAGTGTCAATACTTCAGTGCCGTCGAATGCCGACCTCGCTGTTGTCTCACAGTCCTCCCTAGAATCTAGCAAGGACGTTGAGCATCAAAATGACTATAGTGTTCTTGTATAG
- the LOC108228005 gene encoding protein MAIN-LIKE 2 isoform X2, translating to MMEMYGSTPGCNPGPIDDSVLHDQDKHVSSAVWEGQERGALRCHEHTSKLDQWRLTPKQIELITNAGFGYLRLIPAISLDNPLISALVERWRRETNTFHFTVGEMTVTLEDVGFLLGLPIDGDPVIGVTYTSCEAVCMKYLGRAPDSGSTSGGMVKLSWLKETFFWCPEDAKFEDIERHTRAYLLYLVGSTIFSTTTGNKVPVMYLPLFENFILAGKYAWGAAALSFLYRALGNASLKSQSTISGCLTMLQCWSYYRLSVGRPKLKQEPKHDCFPFVLRWKGKQCGATNRDVAFYRKALDSLKPSDVEWCPYSNISLVAIPYDIRNNLILGRSNTMLICFDKAERHLPDRCLRQFGMQQPIPQDVQRWERKSRGVDGGVDLAGKMESELTEWVDRHLRVVDIDEDVDESEYMPWYLNITRKLVGRPVPITSEFQRMNVALRDIAHVVDMLSTQGMDDHQINAVARIRYLAHECLRDHGGSLIVEVANPQDDIVKRIRGKERVRRKSAGKRKRKEHLGLSHVETEGVRSGLCVVQMEADQSPLYHLNSELDHSQLCLPASEGEDAELCYLPNKVVETQGCLENQVDDSHFKHAVEAVDETQYAHMISVNTSVPSNADLAVVSQSSLESSKDVEHQNDYSVLV from the exons ATGATGGAAATGTATGGAAGCACTCCAGGATGCAATCCTGGACCAATTGATGATTCTGTATTGCATGATCAGGATAAGCACGTCTCTTCAGCAGTGTGGGAGGGGCAG GAGCGTGGTGCACTAAGATGTCACGAACACACTTCAAAGCTTGATCAGTGGAGACTCACTCCTAAACAGATTGAGTTAATCACTAATGCTGGATTTGGCTACTTGAGATTGATACCAGCAATCAGTTTGGACAACCCTCTCATATCTGCTTTAGTTGAGAGATGGAGGAGGGAAACAAACACTTTCCATTTTACTGTTGGAGAAATGACTGTGACTCTAGAAGATGTTGGTTTCTTACTTGGGTTACCGATTGATGGAGACCCAGTTATAGGGGTAACTTATACAAGCTGTGAAGCAGTATGTATGAAGTATTTAGGCAGAGCACCAGACTCTGGTTCCACAAGTGGCGGGATGGTGAAGCTCAGTTGGTTAAAAGAGACCTTCTTCTGGTGTCCGGAGGATGCAAAATTTGAAGATATTGAGCGACATACACGCGCCTATCTTCTTTACCTTGTTGGTAGTACAATTTTTTCTACCACAACTGGTAATAAAGTACCTGTTATGTACCTtccattatttgaaaattttatattagctGGGAAGTATGCATGGGGTGCAGCAGCATTGTCATTCTTGTATAGAGCCCTGGGTAATGCATCTTTAAAGTCTCAGAGCACCATTAGTGGCTGTTTAACAATGCTACAG TGCTGGAGCTACTACCGTCTGAGTGTTGGCCGCCCAAAGCTTAAGCAAGAACCAAAGCATGATTGCTTTCCGTTTGTACTTAGATGGAAAGGAAAACAATGTGGTGCAACCAACCGTGATGTGGCCTTCTACCGTAAGGCTTTAGATTCTTTGAAGCCATCTGAT GTTGAGTGGTGCCCTTACTCGAATATAAGTCTTGTGGCTATACCGTATGACATAAGAAACAATCTGATTCTTGGGAGATCAAATACAATGTTAATTTGCTTTGACAAGGCAGAAAGGCACCTTCCGGATCGCTGCTTAAGGCAATTTGGCATGCAACAACCAATACCACAAGATGTGCAGAGGTGGGAGAGGAAGAGCCGTGGAGTGGATGGGGGTGTGGACTTGGCAGGAAAAATGGAATCAGAACTGACAGAATGGGTGGATCGTCATCTTCGAGTTGTGGACATTGATGAAGATGTGGATGAGAGTGAGTATATGCCTTGGTATCTAAATATCACTCGGAAATTAGTTGGGAGGCCTGTGCCAATAACATCTGAATTTCAAAGAATG AATGTTGCACTGAGGGACATTGCACATGTGGTGGATATGCTTTCAACACAGGGGATGGATGATCATCAAATAAATGCAGTGGCAAGGATAAGGTATCTTGCTCACGAGTGTTTGAGGGACCATGGAGGAAGTCTGATTGTAGAAGTTGCTAACCCGCAAGATGATATTGTAAAAAGGATCAGAGGAAAGGAGAGGGTAAGAAGGAAAAGTGCAGGAAAACGGAAGCGGAAAGAGCACCTAGGACTCTCCCATGTAGAAACTGAGGGTGTCCGGTCAGGCTTGTGTGTAGTGCAGATGGAAGCGGATCAATCGCCATTATACCATTTAAACAGTGAGTTGGATCATTCACAGCTATGTCTCCCTGCCAGCGAGGGTGAGGATGCTGAACTGTGTTATTTGCCTAATAAGGTTGTAGAAACACAAGGTTGTCTTGAGAATCAAGTTGATGACTCACACTTCAAGCATGCAGTGGAGGCAGTTGATGAGACTCAGTATGCTCATATGATCAGTGTCAATACTTCAGTGCCGTCGAATGCCGACCTCGCTGTTGTCTCACAGTCCTCCCTAGAATCTAGCAAGGACGTTGAGCATCAAAATGACTATAGTGTTCTTGTATAG
- the LOC108227048 gene encoding receptor like protein 29 has product MRDHIAHRMHCSFSLTLSLLLLLSLLTISSTTQQHGKKNLQPNSMEPSELETLFKIMDSMSSDQTWRVSYPNPCKPGSSWMGIECKAGNDSHLHVTRLDFGSPPSPSCKMNSIFPSLIFHLPYLQSAIFSQCFTHTKTTLTISLDKFFSSKLQQLSLRSNPALIGSIPPQISTLKSLQTLTLSQNRLTGPIPKEICGLTSLQHLDLSYNFLSGTIPNQLGSLKNLVVLDLSYNSLTKLIPGTIGQMGMLQKLDLSSNLLTGSLPNSIQKLNSLVFMALSNNRLKGKIPKGLAKLQSLQYFIMDDNPMFIPLPAEFGALHRLQELRLANSGYSGTIPPIFSQLQNLSTLSLQNNRLVGSIPVGFGNLSHIYHLNLSRNLLGGEVPFTSTFFQRLGKNLDLSGNQGLCLSPSEAYGVKKIGVNICGINKTTSLSKPLKHSEAPSLGITKLFFLVNVFFILFLQQILF; this is encoded by the coding sequence ATGAGAGACCACATTGCTCACAGAATGCACTGTTCATTTTCTCTCACTCTTTCACTCCTGCTCTTGCTTTCACTTCTTACCATATCTTCCACCACTCAACAACATGGTAAGAAGAATTTGCAGCCAAACAGCATGGAACCATCTGAGCTAGAGACCCTGTTCAAGATCATGGACAGCATGTCCTCTGATCAAACATGGAGAGTCTCCTATCCAAACCCTTGTAAGCCTGGCTCTTCATGGATGGGGATAGAATGCAAAGCTGGAAACGACAGTCACCTTCATGTCACTAGACTTGACTTTGGCTCACCACCAAGCCCATCATGCAAGATGAATTCAATTTTTCCTTCACTAATATTTCATCTTCCTTATCTTCAGTCTGCTATCTTCTCCCAGTGCTTCACTCATACAAAAACCACACTCACCATCTCACTAGACAAATTCTTCAGCTCCAAACTACAGCAGCTCAGCCTGCGCTCTAATCCGGCCTTGATCGGCTCAATCCCGCCTCAGATATCTACCTTAAAGTCTCTTCAAACCCTTACATTGTCACAAAATCGCCTCACAGGTCCAATTCCTAAAGAAATTTGCGGCTTGACTTCTCTCCAACACCTTGATTTGAGCTATAACTTTCTGTCTGGGACAATTCCAAACCAGTTGGGCAGTCTTAAAAACCTTGTAGTTCTTGATCTGAGCTACAATTCACTTACTAAACTGATCCCAGGTACAATTGGCCAAATGGGTATGCTCCAGAAACTAGACTTGAGCTCAAACTTGCTCACAGGAAGCCTCCCAAACAGCATTCAAAAGCTCAATTCACTAGTTTTTATGGCTCTGAGCAACAACAGATTGAAGGGGAAAATCCCAAAAGGCTTAGCAAAGTTGCAAAGCTTGCAGTACTTCATAATGGATGACAATCCAATGTTCATACCACTTCCGGCAGAGTTCGGTGCCTTGCATAGACTACAAGAGCTCAGGCTTGCCAATTCTGGCTATTCAGGCACAATACCACCCATCTTTTCACAGCTACAAAATTTAAGCACTCTGTCACTGCAAAACAACCGCTTAGTGGGCTCAATCCCAGTTGGTTTTGGCAATCTTTCACATATATATCACTTGAATTTGAGCAGAAACTTATTAGGTGGTGAGGTTCCTTTTACATCAACTTTCTTTCAAAGGCTTGGTAAGAATTTGGATCTCAGTGGCAATCAAGGGCTGTGTCTGAGTCCATCTGAAGCATATGGTGTCAAGAAAATTGGGGTCAATATATGTGGAATCAACAAAACCACTTCTTTGAGCAAGCCATTGAAGCACTCTGAAGCTCCCTCACTTGGCATCACCAAATTATTCTTTCTTGTCAAtgttttctttattttgtttttgcagcagatattattttaa